From Curtobacterium sp. SGAir0471, the proteins below share one genomic window:
- a CDS encoding lysine N(6)-hydroxylase/L-ornithine N(5)-oxygenase family protein: MTSTSTTSTSTTGTTSASVAGTGAVADRVHDLVGIGTGPFNLGLACLTDPLDDLDAVFLDQADGFAWHHGMMLDDATIQVPFLADLVSMADPTSPFSFLAWLKETGRLYQFYIREDFHPLRTEYDAYCRWAADRLDTLRWGRRVVAVEHDEDTDLFTVHAETPDGPERYVARHVVLGIGTEPAVPDALRDLDGPVVHSAGYLSARDALRRADSIAVIGSGQSAAEVYRDLLEGIRDGGYRLDWITRSPRFFPMEDTKLTLEMTSPEYTDHFHALPTDVRDRLGREQRGLYKGISADLVDEVYDTLYRISARGSVPTTLRTDTSVVAAEWLPDRDRFRLTLRHAQLGTEATHEVARLVLATGYRPRTPDFLAPVEHLVARDDRGRFAVARDLHVDTIGGRIWVQNAEEHTHGLTAPDLGMGAWRNASIIRSVTGRAVYGLEERIAFQEFGLPGGRPAPDPAAGTDADAAASAAAVAAPGGTDRGGRRTATVGVSS; encoded by the coding sequence ATGACCAGCACCAGCACCACCAGCACCAGCACCACCGGCACCACCAGTGCGAGCGTCGCCGGCACGGGCGCCGTGGCGGACCGCGTCCACGACCTCGTCGGCATCGGCACCGGCCCGTTCAACCTCGGGCTCGCCTGCCTGACCGACCCGCTCGACGACCTCGACGCGGTGTTCCTCGACCAGGCCGACGGCTTCGCCTGGCACCACGGCATGATGCTCGACGACGCCACCATCCAGGTGCCGTTCCTCGCCGACCTCGTGAGCATGGCGGACCCGACGTCGCCGTTCTCGTTCCTCGCCTGGCTGAAGGAGACCGGTCGGCTGTACCAGTTCTACATCCGCGAGGACTTCCACCCCCTGCGCACCGAGTACGACGCGTACTGCCGGTGGGCCGCCGACCGGCTCGACACGCTGCGCTGGGGCCGCCGCGTCGTCGCCGTCGAGCACGACGAGGACACCGACCTGTTCACCGTCCACGCGGAGACCCCGGACGGACCCGAGCGGTACGTCGCCCGGCACGTCGTGCTCGGCATCGGCACCGAACCGGCCGTCCCCGACGCGCTCCGGGACCTCGACGGACCGGTCGTGCACTCCGCCGGCTACCTGTCGGCACGCGACGCGCTCCGGCGTGCCGACTCGATCGCCGTCATCGGCAGTGGGCAGTCCGCCGCCGAGGTCTACCGCGACCTGCTCGAGGGCATCCGCGACGGCGGGTACCGCCTCGACTGGATCACCCGCTCGCCGCGGTTCTTCCCGATGGAGGACACCAAGCTCACGCTCGAGATGACGAGCCCGGAGTACACCGACCACTTCCACGCGCTGCCGACGGACGTCCGCGACCGCCTCGGCCGCGAGCAGCGGGGGCTGTACAAGGGGATCAGCGCCGACCTGGTCGACGAGGTCTACGACACCCTCTACCGCATCAGCGCCCGGGGGTCGGTGCCGACGACGCTCCGGACCGACACGAGCGTCGTCGCCGCCGAGTGGCTGCCCGACCGGGACCGCTTCCGACTGACGCTCCGGCACGCGCAGCTCGGCACCGAGGCGACCCACGAGGTCGCCCGGCTCGTCCTCGCGACCGGGTACCGCCCGCGGACCCCGGACTTCCTCGCGCCGGTCGAGCACCTCGTGGCGCGCGACGACCGCGGCCGCTTCGCCGTCGCGCGGGACCTGCACGTGGACACGATCGGCGGCCGGATCTGGGTGCAGAACGCCGAGGAGCACACGCACGGCCTGACCGCTCCGGACCTCGGGATGGGCGCGTGGCGGAACGCGTCGATCATCCGGTCCGTCACGGGGCGCGCCGTGTACGGCCTGGAGGAGCGGATCGCCTTCCAGGAGTTCGGCCTGCCCGGTGGACGGCCGGCTCCGGATCCTGCGGCCGGCACCGACGCGGACGCTGCGGCGAGCGCCGCGGCGGTCGCCGCACCCGGGGGCACCGACCGGGGCGGACGCCGGACCGCGA
- a CDS encoding NAD(P)-binding domain-containing protein — protein sequence MDVDTAGRGATVAVVGAGQAGLSAAHHLRRRGFRVLQGTEPEGAVGGRSVVVLDANARPGGAWQHRWASLRMATVNGIHDLPGMPLPPVDPAEAARSAVPRYFAAYEAHEDLPVLRPVRVGSVAPVDDRADGPLTVTTDHGSWRVRAIVNATGTWNTPVVPDVPGAATFLGEQLHSREYVDAEHFRGRRVAVVGGGISAVQLLDEISLVTSTVWYTRREPVFLPGDFVHEVDGVDVERRVADDVRAGRPPASIVSYTGLIWTDALRAAARRGVLARRPMFTRIRPHGVVEADGSDTSVDVLLWATGYRADLDHLQSMHLRGPLGGVPMAGTRVADEPRVHLIGYGPSQSTVGANRAGRAAARELDRWLDEHPG from the coding sequence GTGGACGTCGACACCGCGGGGCGGGGCGCGACCGTCGCCGTCGTCGGCGCCGGTCAGGCCGGCCTGTCCGCCGCCCACCACCTGCGCCGTCGGGGCTTCCGGGTCCTGCAGGGCACCGAGCCCGAGGGTGCGGTCGGCGGACGCTCCGTGGTCGTCCTCGACGCGAACGCACGGCCGGGAGGCGCGTGGCAGCACCGGTGGGCATCGCTGCGGATGGCGACGGTGAACGGCATCCACGACCTGCCGGGCATGCCGCTCCCACCCGTCGACCCCGCCGAAGCGGCCCGCTCCGCGGTCCCCCGCTACTTCGCCGCGTACGAGGCACACGAGGACCTCCCGGTGCTGCGCCCGGTCCGGGTCGGGTCGGTCGCCCCCGTCGACGACCGAGCCGACGGACCGCTCACGGTGACGACCGACCACGGCTCGTGGCGTGTGCGTGCGATCGTCAACGCGACCGGGACGTGGAACACGCCGGTCGTGCCCGACGTGCCCGGTGCCGCGACCTTCCTCGGCGAGCAACTCCACAGCCGCGAGTACGTCGACGCCGAGCACTTCCGCGGGCGACGCGTGGCCGTCGTCGGCGGCGGCATCTCCGCCGTGCAGCTCCTCGACGAGATCAGCCTCGTCACCTCGACCGTCTGGTACACCCGCCGCGAGCCGGTCTTCCTGCCGGGTGACTTCGTCCACGAGGTCGACGGGGTCGACGTCGAGCGCCGGGTCGCCGACGACGTCCGGGCCGGACGGCCGCCCGCGAGCATCGTGTCCTACACGGGCCTGATCTGGACCGACGCCCTCCGTGCCGCCGCCCGACGCGGTGTGCTCGCGCGACGGCCGATGTTCACGCGGATCCGTCCGCACGGCGTCGTCGAGGCCGACGGCTCCGACACCTCGGTCGACGTCCTGCTCTGGGCCACCGGCTACCGCGCGGACCTCGACCACCTGCAGTCGATGCACCTGCGCGGTCCGCTCGGCGGCGTCCCGATGGCCGGCACCCGGGTGGCCGACGAGCCGCGCGTGCACCTCATCGGGTACGGCCCGTCGCAGTCGACCGTCGGAGCGAACCGGGCGGGACGGGCCGCAGCCCGCGAGCTGGACCGGTGGCTCGACGAGCACCCCGGCTGA
- a CDS encoding pyridoxal phosphate-dependent decarboxylase family protein, with protein MNSETPLLEILTSDTAGRYRSVVGGAVDRTADRLAAVEAPTTDTPASVLRDRVAAIDLARPLGSAEAAVDEVDELFAAEAVWFHDPGSLAHLNCPVAVPAVAAEAVLAAVNPSVDTWDQSRIGTEIERRVVTWATGTIGFAAGDGVFTSGGTQSNLHALLLARQAVTTARRGSARRAPALDDLVVFAAASSHFSVRKSAMLLGLPERAVVDVAADAAGRMQPDALAHAIADTRHGGRTPMAVVATAGTTDRGCIDPLVPIADVCDLEDVWLHVDAAYGCGLLVSPTRRHLLAGIERARSVTADFHKSFFQPVSSSAILVRDPEDLRRASWHADYLNPEDADEPNQVDKSLQTTRRFDALKLWATLRASGAEAIGRAFDTVLDVTERVHEYVAAHPDLVLVATTQLSTVLFRWQPDGVTDAAADALVAPLRAALLAEGRVLVAKTVIDGRPCNKLTLLNPTTSTEQVVASLDHVVRTAARLHGDGVQGHADTTTGATR; from the coding sequence GTGAACAGCGAAACACCACTGCTCGAGATCCTGACGTCCGACACCGCCGGACGGTACCGGAGCGTCGTCGGCGGGGCGGTCGACCGCACCGCCGACCGGCTCGCCGCGGTCGAGGCGCCGACCACCGACACACCCGCGTCGGTCCTGCGCGACCGGGTCGCGGCGATCGACCTCGCGCGACCCCTCGGCTCGGCGGAGGCCGCCGTCGACGAGGTCGACGAACTCTTCGCCGCCGAGGCCGTCTGGTTCCACGACCCCGGCTCCCTCGCCCACCTCAACTGCCCGGTCGCGGTGCCCGCGGTCGCCGCCGAGGCGGTCCTCGCGGCCGTGAACCCCTCGGTCGACACGTGGGACCAGTCCCGCATCGGCACCGAGATCGAACGCCGGGTGGTGACCTGGGCCACCGGGACGATCGGGTTCGCGGCCGGGGACGGCGTCTTCACCTCGGGCGGGACGCAGTCGAACCTGCACGCACTCCTGCTGGCACGTCAGGCCGTGACGACCGCACGACGTGGGTCCGCCCGCCGTGCTCCGGCGCTCGACGACCTCGTCGTGTTCGCCGCCGCGTCGAGCCATTTCTCCGTCCGGAAGTCGGCGATGCTGCTCGGCCTGCCCGAGCGTGCCGTCGTCGACGTCGCGGCCGACGCCGCCGGCCGGATGCAACCGGACGCCCTCGCCCACGCGATCGCCGACACCCGACACGGGGGCCGGACCCCGATGGCCGTGGTCGCGACCGCGGGCACGACCGACCGGGGCTGCATCGACCCCCTCGTGCCGATCGCCGACGTGTGCGACCTGGAGGACGTCTGGCTGCACGTGGACGCCGCGTACGGCTGCGGGCTCCTCGTCTCCCCGACCCGCCGACACCTGCTCGCGGGCATCGAGCGTGCGCGGAGCGTCACGGCGGACTTCCACAAGTCGTTCTTCCAGCCGGTGTCGTCGAGCGCCATCCTCGTCCGCGACCCCGAGGACCTGCGCCGGGCGTCGTGGCACGCGGACTACCTCAACCCCGAGGACGCGGACGAGCCGAACCAGGTCGACAAGTCCCTGCAGACCACCCGGCGGTTCGACGCCCTGAAGCTCTGGGCGACGCTCCGGGCGAGCGGTGCCGAGGCGATCGGACGGGCCTTCGACACGGTGCTCGACGTCACCGAGCGCGTGCACGAGTACGTCGCGGCGCACCCCGACCTGGTGCTCGTCGCGACGACGCAGCTGAGCACGGTGCTGTTCCGCTGGCAGCCGGACGGCGTGACCGACGCCGCGGCCGACGCGCTCGTCGCACCGCTCCGGGCCGCGCTGCTCGCCGAGGGACGGGTGCTCGTCGCGAAGACGGTGATCGACGGCCGTCCTTGCAACAAGCTCACCCTGCTGAACCCCACCACGAGCACGGAGCAGGTCGTCGCGTCGCTCGACCACGTGGTCCGCACCGCGGCGCGTCTGCACGGCGACGGCGTCCAGGGCCACGCCGACACCACGACGGGAGCGACCCGATGA